One Scyliorhinus canicula chromosome 12, sScyCan1.1, whole genome shotgun sequence genomic region harbors:
- the LOC119974392 gene encoding NPC intracellular cholesterol transporter 2-like gives MVAVCWVMAALLALGALCQAEPIKFVDCGSKAENIIVEITPCPPLPCVLHKGQTYSVSITFTSTTSSQTSQAEVYGILAGIPILFHIPNTDGCKSGIQCPIQKMKKYSYINSLPIKSECPSVELVVKWELMDDTKNFIFCWKIPEWNINCNSSLDNAFSCTMGN, from the coding sequence ATGGTGGCTGTGTGCTGGGTAATGGCGGCCCTCCTGGCCCTGGGCGCCCTGTGTCAGGCTGAACCCATCAAGTTTGTGGACTGCGGTTCTAAAGCAGAAAACATTATAGTGGAGATAACGCCATGCCCCCCTCTGCCATGTGTTCTTCATAAAGGGCAAACATACAGTGTGAGCATCACTTTTACCAGCACAACTTCGAGTCAGACAAGTCAGGCTGAGGTTTATGGTATCCTAGCTGgaattccaattctctttcaTATTCCTAACACTGATGGTTGCAAATCTGGGATTCAGTGCCCCATCCAGAAGATGAAGAAGTATAGCTACATCAATTCATTACCAATAAAGAGTGAATGCCCATCAGTTGAATTGGTGGTTAAATGGGAGCTGATGGATGACACTAAAAACTTCATCTTCTGCTGGAAGATCCCAGAGTGGAATATTAACTGCAATAGTAGTTTGGATAATGCGTTCAGCTGCACGATGGGAAATTAA